In Streptomyces sp. DG2A-72, one genomic interval encodes:
- a CDS encoding SRPBCC family protein has translation MTLEPTGRLVPTPTGYDLILTRTYRARADDVWASVTESERTARWFGPWRGQPAPGRTVEVQLTFEESAPWCPMRIEACEPPHRLAVSMEDEAGLWSMELLLAETGGTTELRLVHHLASTEHLGETGPGWEYYLDMLTAARTGEPRPDFEDYYPAQKAYFESLA, from the coding sequence ATGACCCTTGAGCCCACCGGACGGCTCGTACCTACGCCGACGGGATACGACCTGATCCTCACCCGCACCTACCGCGCCCGCGCCGACGACGTCTGGGCGAGTGTCACAGAGTCGGAGCGCACCGCCCGCTGGTTCGGCCCGTGGCGCGGCCAGCCGGCGCCCGGCCGCACCGTCGAGGTGCAGCTGACGTTCGAGGAGTCGGCGCCTTGGTGCCCGATGCGGATCGAAGCCTGCGAACCACCGCACCGGCTCGCCGTCTCGATGGAGGACGAGGCCGGCTTGTGGTCGATGGAGCTGCTACTTGCCGAGACCGGCGGCACCACTGAGCTCCGCCTGGTCCATCACCTTGCCTCCACCGAGCACCTCGGCGAGACCGGCCCGGGTTGGGAGTACTACCTAGACATGCTCACCGCAGCGCGCACAGGCGAGCCCCGGCCCGACTTCGAGGACTACTACCCCGCGCAGAAGGCATACTTCGAGTCCCTGGCCTGA
- a CDS encoding metalloregulator ArsR/SmtB family transcription factor, with protein sequence MTEVADAIADPVRREILVMLRHTPLTAGEIAAPFTISRPAVSRHLRVLRESGLVRDEQVGRHRRYSLVHSRLGHLARWLAQFDAQRSDWSQRLAALETEVHRTRRDRSRAEPTSTPRITHHSQEDTA encoded by the coding sequence TTGACCGAGGTGGCCGATGCCATCGCTGATCCGGTGCGCCGGGAGATTCTGGTCATGTTGCGCCACACCCCGCTGACGGCGGGCGAGATCGCTGCACCGTTCACCATCAGCCGGCCTGCGGTGAGTCGTCACCTGCGCGTGCTGCGCGAAAGCGGCCTGGTCAGGGACGAGCAGGTCGGACGCCACCGGCGCTACTCGCTCGTCCACTCCCGGCTGGGTCACCTCGCCAGATGGCTCGCCCAGTTCGACGCTCAGCGGTCCGACTGGTCGCAGCGCTTGGCAGCGCTGGAGACCGAGGTCCACCGCACCCGGCGGGACCGGAGCCGGGCGGAGCCCACAAGCACCCCGCGCATCACGCACCACTCCCAGGAGGACACGGCATGA
- a CDS encoding AfsR/SARP family transcriptional regulator: protein MYTKDGVVMAGGYVRFGVLGVIEAWQGTALVDLGHARQRQVLAALLVDVGRAVPADALMERVWGERVPQRGRVTLYGYLSRLRQALSGAEITREQGGYRLAVDAEAVDLHWFRRLSSQAREADTDERAVALWQEALGLWRGDAFVGLDTAWFNAQRARLEAERLAAQLELVEARLRLGQHAQILAECSTRAEVFPLDERVAGQLMLALYRSGRQAEALRHYDVIRRRLGDELGCDPGLALRQLHQQIIAADPAVSPNGSTPEGAGPGLTQSPLQPLQPLRSKATDGQQAEQAAASIRIVTPGIPARSPAAALGRNCLPRGLPDFTGREEELAQLVASAQNGAAVHAVDGMAGVGKTSLAVQAGQLLADRFPDGALFVDLQGHSLGKTPLTPDEALETLLGQLGVTAPSDAQARWRAATAASRLLVILDNAVDETQVAPLLPAGPSLVIVTSRARMPALAGAQPLSLGVLTQAAATTFFARIVGTDRAAAEPEAVARIVRLCAGLPLALRLSGARLAHRTAWPVAHLSAQLASARRQLPKLFADQEVALAFRMSHEQLSPVDQQVFCALGRHPGTDADAAVIAVMTGMPVAAADDALQRLVDVHLAEEAAVGRYRQHDLLRQYARGLSDDPLVTERMLIHYLKAVTEAAAHLADGGTQADAAQTWLMTEQSNLLAATRCAAAEGHTDYAWQLAISMWHFLSQNLAGDPIELLEKGLSAAQDAADGGETMLNTLLALAHWSAGHPAVAYNLLSTSAEQLENTESHAHTLALLGLMLLQRGDHAAAYDHAERAFTELAQLPTLSPLGLDAKIITYWTRGTVRGLRSEHEAALSYLRAAYTGCQELSQLSPNDHVLTALSRCLIALGTHHEALSHLQQARDLRQRIGDKEGEAETLVLIGTAQRTSGHPQEALTPQRLAVTMLDNDTRLQAYARIELGHTLYALGQADEALQQHTLALTLARQGRHLHEEAQAHHALARLLAAIHPQTAQQHEETAAQISTQLDLRHPTPLPHLRPAGW from the coding sequence ATGTATACCAAGGATGGCGTGGTCATGGCTGGGGGGTATGTGCGGTTCGGCGTTCTCGGAGTCATCGAGGCATGGCAGGGCACGGCGCTGGTGGACTTAGGGCATGCCCGGCAGCGGCAGGTTCTGGCTGCGCTGCTCGTGGATGTCGGCCGGGCGGTGCCGGCGGACGCGTTGATGGAGCGGGTGTGGGGTGAGCGGGTGCCGCAGCGCGGCCGGGTGACGCTGTACGGATATCTGTCCCGGCTCCGTCAGGCGTTGTCGGGGGCGGAGATCACGCGGGAGCAGGGCGGTTACCGGCTTGCGGTGGACGCGGAGGCGGTGGATCTGCACTGGTTCCGTCGCCTGTCGAGTCAGGCCCGGGAGGCGGATACGGATGAGCGTGCGGTGGCTTTGTGGCAGGAAGCGCTGGGGCTGTGGCGCGGTGATGCCTTCGTCGGCCTCGACACCGCCTGGTTCAATGCCCAGCGTGCCCGGCTGGAGGCAGAGCGGCTGGCCGCGCAGCTGGAACTGGTGGAGGCACGGCTGCGGCTTGGGCAGCACGCCCAGATCCTCGCGGAGTGCTCGACGCGAGCGGAGGTGTTTCCGCTCGATGAACGGGTGGCCGGACAGCTAATGCTCGCCCTGTACCGGAGCGGGCGGCAAGCCGAGGCGTTGCGGCATTACGACGTCATCCGGCGAAGGCTGGGGGACGAGCTGGGCTGTGACCCAGGACTGGCTCTTCGGCAGCTGCACCAGCAGATCATCGCTGCGGACCCGGCTGTCAGTCCGAACGGTTCAACACCCGAGGGAGCCGGCCCCGGATTGACGCAGAGTCCCCTACAGCCTCTGCAACCGCTGAGATCCAAGGCTACGGATGGCCAACAGGCCGAGCAGGCTGCGGCTTCCATCCGTATCGTCACTCCTGGCATCCCAGCACGAAGCCCGGCCGCCGCGTTGGGGCGTAACTGTCTTCCTCGTGGCCTGCCGGATTTCACCGGGCGGGAGGAGGAGCTTGCCCAGCTGGTGGCGTCAGCCCAGAACGGGGCGGCTGTCCACGCAGTTGACGGGATGGCCGGGGTCGGTAAGACCTCACTCGCCGTCCAGGCCGGGCAGCTGCTCGCCGACCGGTTTCCGGACGGTGCGCTCTTCGTCGATCTGCAAGGCCACAGCCTGGGCAAGACACCGCTGACTCCCGACGAAGCCCTGGAGACGCTGCTGGGCCAGCTCGGGGTAACGGCGCCCAGCGACGCACAGGCACGGTGGCGGGCGGCGACCGCTGCCTCGCGGCTCCTGGTCATCCTGGACAACGCCGTGGACGAAACGCAGGTGGCCCCGCTGCTGCCGGCCGGTCCCAGCCTCGTGATCGTGACCAGTCGGGCCAGGATGCCGGCCCTCGCGGGGGCACAACCCCTGTCTTTGGGGGTACTGACGCAGGCTGCGGCCACAACGTTCTTCGCTCGCATTGTCGGGACTGATCGGGCGGCGGCCGAGCCGGAGGCAGTGGCACGCATCGTCCGGTTGTGCGCGGGGCTGCCGTTGGCGCTGCGGCTGTCCGGGGCCCGGCTCGCACACCGTACCGCCTGGCCGGTGGCCCATCTGTCGGCACAGCTGGCCAGCGCCCGGCGGCAGCTGCCAAAGCTGTTCGCCGACCAGGAAGTGGCGCTGGCGTTCCGCATGTCTCACGAACAGCTCTCGCCCGTCGACCAGCAGGTGTTCTGTGCTCTGGGGCGGCATCCCGGTACTGACGCAGACGCCGCTGTCATCGCGGTGATGACCGGCATGCCGGTTGCCGCGGCTGACGACGCGCTGCAGAGGCTGGTCGATGTTCATCTGGCCGAGGAGGCCGCCGTCGGTCGCTACCGCCAGCATGACCTGCTGCGCCAGTACGCCCGGGGCCTGTCCGACGACCCGCTGGTAACCGAGCGCATGCTCATCCACTACCTAAAGGCAGTGACGGAGGCGGCAGCACATCTTGCGGATGGGGGAACCCAGGCTGACGCAGCGCAGACCTGGTTGATGACGGAGCAGAGCAATCTCCTCGCCGCGACCAGGTGCGCCGCCGCAGAGGGGCACACCGATTACGCCTGGCAGCTCGCCATCTCCATGTGGCATTTTCTGTCCCAGAACCTTGCCGGCGATCCGATCGAACTACTCGAGAAGGGCCTGTCCGCAGCACAGGACGCAGCCGACGGCGGCGAAACGATGCTCAACACACTCCTGGCACTGGCCCACTGGTCGGCCGGCCACCCCGCCGTCGCCTACAACCTGCTGAGCACCTCCGCGGAACAGCTCGAGAACACCGAATCCCACGCACACACACTGGCCCTGCTCGGACTGATGCTCCTTCAGCGAGGCGACCACGCAGCGGCCTACGACCACGCGGAGCGGGCATTCACCGAACTCGCCCAGCTTCCCACTCTGTCCCCCCTGGGACTCGACGCGAAGATCATCACATACTGGACCCGCGGCACCGTCCGAGGACTACGGAGCGAGCACGAGGCGGCCCTTTCCTACCTGCGGGCCGCCTACACCGGCTGCCAAGAACTCAGTCAGCTCAGCCCCAACGACCATGTACTGACGGCCCTGTCCCGGTGCCTGATCGCTCTCGGCACCCACCACGAGGCCCTCAGCCACCTTCAGCAAGCCCGCGACCTGCGGCAGCGGATCGGCGACAAAGAAGGCGAAGCCGAGACACTCGTCCTCATCGGCACAGCACAGCGGACTTCAGGACACCCCCAGGAAGCACTAACACCACAACGCCTGGCGGTAACCATGCTCGACAACGACACCCGGCTCCAGGCATACGCCAGAATCGAACTCGGCCACACCCTGTATGCGCTGGGGCAGGCAGATGAGGCACTCCAGCAGCACACGCTCGCTCTCACCCTTGCCCGACAAGGCCGCCATCTCCACGAAGAAGCTCAAGCGCACCACGCCCTCGCGCGGTTGCTCGCTGCAATCCACCCGCAGACAGCCCAGCAGCACGAGGAAACCGCAGCACAGATATCCACCCAGCTGGACCTCCGCCACCCGACCCCACTGCCACACCTGCGCCCCGCCGGATGGTGA
- a CDS encoding transposase family protein has translation MADLGFVGLDDDHDDPVVITGRKATRNHRLTDPEKEANRLLNRERAAVEHGFANLKSWRFPTKIRMNARHATTLLRALLVLANTEIHR, from the coding sequence TTGGCCGACCTCGGCTTCGTCGGCCTGGACGACGATCACGATGACCCGGTGGTCATCACCGGCCGCAAGGCCACCCGCAACCACCGCCTCACCGACCCGGAGAAGGAAGCGAACCGCCTGCTCAACCGCGAACGCGCTGCGGTCGAGCACGGCTTCGCGAACCTGAAGTCCTGGCGGTTCCCGACCAAGATCCGCATGAACGCACGCCACGCCACCACCCTCCTGCGGGCCCTGCTCGTCCTCGCGAACACCGAAATCCACCGGTGA
- a CDS encoding RidA family protein, protein MRQIVSSGGPFEGVYGYSRAVRVAGQVHVSGTTAQPPHLDGADAYEQAKAAFAIIETALREAGSSMDAVVRTVTYVTDITDAELVAKAHHEAFAQVRPAATLVEVSRLLDPRMKVEIEVYAVEQS, encoded by the coding sequence ATGCGGCAGATCGTGTCTTCCGGTGGTCCGTTTGAGGGCGTGTACGGGTATAGCCGCGCGGTGAGGGTCGCTGGGCAGGTGCATGTCTCCGGCACCACTGCCCAGCCGCCACACCTGGACGGGGCGGACGCCTATGAGCAAGCGAAGGCCGCATTCGCGATCATCGAGACCGCGTTGCGCGAGGCTGGTTCGAGCATGGACGCGGTGGTCAGGACAGTAACCTACGTTACCGATATCACGGACGCGGAACTGGTGGCCAAAGCCCATCACGAGGCGTTCGCACAGGTACGCCCGGCAGCCACTCTCGTGGAAGTGTCACGACTGCTCGACCCGCGGATGAAGGTCGAGATCGAAGTCTACGCAGTCGAGCAAAGCTGA
- a CDS encoding transglycosylase domain-containing protein, producing MTRAEMRRAAQRANRRSSRGKSAGRGPGVHPAASSRRGAPGKRRLIDFPRAGRRGVRRWLPSWKQVLTVFVLLFGGTAAAIGFAYASVSIPSVNPSAQLQNNVYYWSDGSQMASVGQVNRQNVSLSHIPSDVQWDFLAAENASFYTDPGVDPQGILRALYHMAEGSQVQSGSTITQQFVKNTYLSQDQTLSRKFKEIMISLKIGNSLSKQQILQGYLNSNYYGRGAYGIEAAAQAYYHLPVEKLNVSQGAFLAATVNEPSVMMNADDPHARAQATARWKYVLARMVTIGKLSATQEQTYLRKGFPVPKPMTASGSTSGQLGYLIQTAQQYVEQHSSITEQQLNQGGYQIYTTFDKNKVAELSSSVAKMRKQHLDPKNRPADRDVQVGASSVDPATGAIVALYGGDGWNKGHYTDNADSSGVPVGSTFKPFDLAAALDHGAVLSPGQPASPITPETMFDGDDGIEIKNQQGQYLPDGSDPTGLLHQQNDVPTKWGYITLRKAMEQSVNTPYVQLGEYVGYDNVENEALAAGLLRSSLQYDTAGFYIGTSTPSAIRMADAYGTFADSGVHHEPYSVTKVLDGGRQLPGFTPPAGTQAMPASTADTITNVLQDVVQHGTGTNALALGRPAAGKTGTTDDYKSAWFIGYTPQLSTAVTMFKEGSGNSGLKSMSGVGGYSKVFGADMPTQVWLGYMSAALQGQPAKPFPPAPSLGKGADENGAPSPTPSASPTEGPSSTPSPDTPAPSPSITPCSDIPGGCASPTAATPSPSATSPGPTVGLFGPGGGKQGSGGAPSPRP from the coding sequence ATGACCCGAGCGGAGATGCGCCGGGCCGCCCAGAGGGCGAACCGGCGCTCGTCGCGCGGGAAGTCGGCAGGGCGCGGCCCGGGTGTGCATCCGGCCGCCTCCTCCCGGCGCGGGGCGCCCGGAAAGCGGCGGCTGATCGACTTTCCGCGGGCGGGCAGACGCGGTGTGCGGCGCTGGCTGCCGTCCTGGAAGCAGGTGTTGACCGTCTTCGTGCTGCTGTTCGGCGGCACGGCCGCCGCGATCGGCTTCGCCTACGCGTCAGTGTCGATCCCGAGCGTCAACCCGAGCGCCCAGCTGCAGAACAACGTGTACTACTGGTCGGACGGTTCGCAGATGGCCAGCGTGGGCCAGGTGAACCGGCAGAACGTGAGCCTGTCGCACATTCCGTCCGATGTGCAGTGGGACTTCCTCGCGGCGGAGAACGCGTCCTTCTACACCGACCCGGGCGTCGACCCGCAGGGCATTCTCCGGGCGCTTTACCACATGGCTGAGGGCAGCCAGGTGCAGTCCGGATCGACCATCACCCAGCAGTTCGTGAAGAACACCTACCTCAGCCAGGACCAGACCCTGTCACGCAAGTTCAAGGAGATCATGATCTCCTTGAAGATCGGCAACAGTCTCAGCAAGCAGCAGATCCTGCAGGGCTATCTGAACAGCAACTACTACGGCCGCGGCGCTTACGGCATCGAGGCCGCGGCCCAGGCGTACTACCACCTCCCCGTGGAGAAGCTGAACGTCAGCCAGGGAGCGTTCCTGGCCGCCACGGTGAACGAGCCGAGCGTGATGATGAACGCCGACGACCCGCATGCCCGCGCCCAGGCCACCGCCCGCTGGAAGTACGTACTGGCGCGGATGGTCACGATCGGCAAGTTGAGCGCCACGCAGGAACAGACCTATCTGCGCAAGGGCTTCCCGGTGCCGAAACCTATGACCGCCTCCGGCTCGACGAGCGGCCAGCTCGGCTACCTGATCCAGACCGCCCAGCAGTACGTCGAGCAGCACTCGTCCATCACCGAACAGCAGCTCAATCAGGGCGGCTATCAGATCTACACCACGTTCGACAAGAACAAGGTCGCCGAACTGAGCTCCTCCGTGGCCAAAATGCGCAAGCAGCACCTGGACCCCAAGAACCGGCCGGCGGACCGCGACGTACAGGTCGGGGCCTCCTCCGTCGACCCGGCCACCGGGGCGATCGTCGCCCTGTACGGCGGTGACGGCTGGAACAAGGGCCACTACACCGACAACGCCGACAGCTCGGGCGTGCCAGTCGGTTCCACCTTCAAGCCCTTCGACCTCGCCGCCGCCCTGGACCACGGCGCGGTCCTCTCCCCCGGGCAGCCGGCGTCGCCGATCACGCCGGAGACCATGTTCGACGGCGACGACGGCATCGAGATCAAGAACCAGCAGGGACAGTACCTCCCGGACGGCAGCGACCCCACCGGGCTGCTCCACCAGCAGAACGACGTCCCCACCAAGTGGGGTTACATCACCCTGCGCAAGGCCATGGAGCAGTCGGTCAACACCCCGTACGTCCAGCTGGGCGAGTACGTGGGGTACGACAACGTCGAGAACGAGGCACTGGCGGCCGGCCTGCTGCGCAGCAGCCTCCAGTACGACACCGCCGGCTTCTACATCGGCACCTCCACCCCGTCGGCCATCCGCATGGCCGACGCCTACGGCACCTTCGCCGACAGCGGAGTTCACCACGAGCCCTACTCGGTCACCAAGGTGCTCGACGGTGGCCGACAGCTACCGGGGTTCACCCCGCCCGCCGGCACGCAGGCCATGCCCGCCTCGACCGCCGACACCATCACGAACGTGCTGCAGGACGTAGTCCAGCACGGCACCGGAACCAACGCCCTGGCCCTCGGACGCCCCGCCGCCGGCAAGACCGGCACAACGGACGACTACAAGTCCGCCTGGTTCATCGGCTACACACCGCAGCTGTCCACGGCGGTCACCATGTTCAAGGAGGGCTCCGGCAACTCGGGCCTGAAGTCCATGTCGGGGGTCGGCGGCTACAGCAAGGTCTTCGGAGCGGACATGCCCACCCAGGTGTGGCTCGGCTACATGTCCGCCGCGCTCCAGGGCCAGCCAGCGAAGCCCTTCCCGCCTGCACCTTCCCTCGGCAAGGGTGCCGACGAGAACGGTGCGCCGTCCCCCACCCCCTCGGCATCTCCTACCGAGGGTCCCTCAAGCACTCCTTCACCAGACACACCCGCACCGTCCCCATCCATCACGCCGTGCAGCGACATCCCTGGCGGGTGCGCCTCCCCCACCGCCGCCACACCTTCCCCCTCGGCGACCAGCCCCGGCCCGACAGTCGGCCTCTTCGGCCCAGGAGGCGGCAAACAAGGCAGCGGTGGCGCCCCATCACCACGCCCATAA
- a CDS encoding sensor histidine kinase KdpD, with translation MTALLYRLTPRTLRGRLSLVALTTATLLMVILTVAFNAVAQQRLQHQADDQLHSRAAAVATTVDTSGTAVRVLETPHDNLLDANVWIYAGRRLLEEPPAAGPVTRIADGLARRGGRHCVTATAPGHPLRLCSQPVPGVSGNTSEATVVTALDLSPYRSSADTLLLGSLALDAVMLACTYALTRLAVGRALRPVRTMTDQATQWSAIASEERFGTMRRPAELARLGTSLDALLDRIRTVLRHERRLTGELSHELRTPLSRIIAELDWWHTRPRTADQTRATHKVIAEAAESMRSICDTLLDDARNGALTAPGTAEVLPTLHHLTEVLDLPSHLTVTTDGPGLVTGVPPALLERIVSPLLTNACRYANSSVTVRAYRAADGVRVDVTDDGPGVPPRFAGQLFEPGQRADPGDGHSGAGLGLPLARRLARSAGGEVTYDPGHAPGARFVVSLPAG, from the coding sequence ATGACCGCTCTCCTGTACCGGCTGACGCCCCGCACCCTGCGTGGCCGACTGTCCTTGGTGGCGCTCACCACGGCCACGCTGCTGATGGTCATCCTCACCGTCGCCTTCAACGCCGTGGCCCAGCAACGCCTCCAGCACCAGGCGGACGACCAGCTGCACAGCCGTGCCGCCGCCGTCGCGACGACCGTCGACACGAGCGGCACGGCCGTACGCGTCCTGGAGACCCCCCACGACAACCTCCTCGACGCGAACGTATGGATCTACGCCGGCCGACGTCTGCTGGAAGAACCGCCGGCAGCCGGCCCCGTGACCCGCATCGCCGACGGACTCGCCCGGCGCGGTGGGCGGCATTGCGTCACCGCCACCGCCCCCGGCCACCCCCTACGGCTGTGCTCCCAACCCGTGCCCGGCGTATCCGGAAACACCAGCGAAGCCACAGTGGTCACCGCGCTGGACCTCTCCCCCTACCGGAGCTCGGCCGACACCCTGCTCCTGGGATCGCTCGCCCTGGACGCCGTCATGCTCGCCTGCACCTACGCCCTGACCCGGCTGGCGGTGGGCCGCGCCCTGCGCCCCGTGCGCACGATGACCGACCAGGCCACCCAGTGGAGCGCCATCGCCTCCGAAGAACGCTTCGGCACCATGCGGCGCCCGGCCGAACTCGCCCGCCTCGGTACGTCGCTGGACGCGCTGCTGGACCGCATCCGCACGGTCCTGCGCCACGAGCGGCGGCTCACCGGGGAACTGTCGCACGAACTCCGTACGCCCCTGAGCCGGATCATCGCCGAACTCGACTGGTGGCACACCCGCCCCCGCACGGCCGACCAGACCCGGGCCACCCACAAGGTCATCGCGGAAGCCGCCGAGTCCATGCGCAGCATCTGTGACACCCTCCTGGACGACGCCCGCAATGGCGCACTCACCGCTCCGGGCACCGCCGAGGTCCTGCCCACGTTGCACCACCTCACCGAAGTCCTGGACCTGCCGAGCCACTTGACGGTCACCACCGACGGCCCAGGTCTGGTGACCGGGGTCCCACCCGCCCTCCTCGAACGCATCGTCAGCCCGCTCCTCACCAACGCCTGCCGCTACGCCAACTCGAGCGTCACCGTCCGCGCGTATCGCGCAGCCGACGGCGTACGCGTCGACGTCACCGACGACGGCCCCGGCGTACCGCCCCGGTTCGCCGGACAGCTCTTCGAGCCCGGTCAACGGGCGGACCCGGGCGACGGACACAGCGGAGCCGGCCTGGGACTTCCCCTGGCACGGCGCCTGGCCCGCTCCGCCGGCGGCGAGGTGACGTACGACCCAGGGCACGCACCGGGCGCACGCTTCGTGGTCAGCCTCCCTGCCGGGTGA
- a CDS encoding response regulator transcription factor gives MRHKILVVEDDHALRDVLVRGLRDEDFDTVPAPDGATALRLAADDIAAAVLDVGLPDADGRDVCQAMRANGFLSPVIFLTAHHRLTDRLSGFSAGGDDYLPKPFHLTELAARLRAAVKRTAPRPATTAGEVVLDAVRHEVSVRGTQIALTPTEFRLLAALMAASGGIVRRRELVRAGWPEGAQVSDNTLDQYLTRLRRKLRDAGSDRTIGTVRGIGHHLS, from the coding sequence ATGCGCCACAAGATCCTTGTCGTCGAGGACGATCACGCCCTGCGTGACGTGCTGGTGCGCGGACTGCGCGACGAGGACTTCGACACGGTGCCCGCGCCCGACGGTGCCACCGCCTTGCGCCTGGCCGCCGACGACATCGCCGCCGCCGTACTCGACGTCGGGCTGCCCGACGCCGACGGACGGGACGTCTGCCAGGCCATGCGCGCCAACGGATTCCTCTCCCCCGTCATTTTCCTGACGGCCCATCACCGACTTACCGACCGCCTGTCCGGGTTCTCCGCGGGGGGCGACGACTATCTGCCCAAGCCGTTCCACCTCACCGAACTCGCCGCCCGCCTACGGGCAGCGGTCAAACGGACCGCACCACGACCCGCGACCACAGCGGGGGAGGTGGTACTTGACGCCGTCCGGCACGAGGTCAGTGTCCGTGGCACCCAGATCGCACTGACACCGACCGAGTTCCGTCTCCTCGCCGCGCTCATGGCGGCGTCCGGCGGCATCGTGCGCCGCCGCGAGCTGGTCCGGGCGGGCTGGCCCGAGGGCGCCCAGGTCAGCGACAACACCCTCGACCAGTACCTGACCCGACTACGCCGCAAGCTGCGCGACGCGGGCAGCGACCGCACGATCGGCACGGTCCGCGGGATCGGCCACCACCTGTCATGA
- a CDS encoding phosphatase PAP2 family protein encodes MKRGDLAELAGSTGLGAWTGFGVLTMVVIGRDGVPQFADSDLLSWSVGHRPDVAVAFARGLTATGTGVVPYLLAVLAAIIAGHTLRQRMMAFALCLVCLGTGQALRYGVMTLVARPRPPHADWAAHASGWAFPSGHATTAALTAGLLVIAVRVRGPRGKTPLALVIGGWGALVGLTRVYLGVHWFTDVVAGWLFALGWLGVCLCAVAWWLPERLIPGTTDTAPEPREDHAPQDPCRRGRSRPA; translated from the coding sequence ATGAAGCGCGGCGATCTGGCCGAGTTGGCCGGCAGCACAGGACTCGGCGCCTGGACGGGGTTCGGCGTACTGACCATGGTCGTCATCGGCCGCGACGGCGTGCCTCAGTTCGCGGACAGCGACCTTCTCTCCTGGTCCGTCGGCCACCGACCGGACGTGGCGGTGGCGTTCGCCCGCGGGCTGACCGCCACGGGGACGGGGGTTGTCCCGTATCTGCTGGCCGTGCTGGCCGCAATCATCGCGGGGCATACGCTGCGGCAGCGGATGATGGCCTTCGCGCTCTGTCTGGTCTGCCTCGGCACGGGTCAGGCATTGCGGTATGGGGTGATGACGCTCGTCGCCCGGCCCCGGCCGCCGCACGCGGACTGGGCAGCACACGCCTCCGGGTGGGCGTTCCCATCCGGTCACGCCACCACCGCGGCCCTCACCGCCGGACTGCTCGTCATCGCCGTCCGCGTGCGCGGCCCGCGCGGCAAGACCCCCCTCGCCCTGGTCATCGGCGGTTGGGGCGCCCTGGTCGGACTGACCCGCGTCTACCTCGGAGTGCACTGGTTCACCGATGTCGTCGCCGGCTGGCTGTTCGCCCTCGGCTGGCTGGGCGTGTGCCTGTGCGCCGTGGCCTGGTGGCTGCCCGAGCGGTTGATACCCGGTACGACGGACACGGCACCAGAACCTAGGGAGGACCATGCGCCACAAGATCCTTGTCGTCGAGGACGATCACGCCCTGCGTGA
- a CDS encoding phosphatase PAP2 family protein: MILAFDGSSIDGAAYTDVVNLARHSPAWLDDTVSAWATYGLGLFAVLMLIGWWRARQLGATASVTALAVPFVVVVAYGVNTGLKLLVREDRPCQSLHVTTLEACPAPGDWSFPSNHAAIAAAAAVALLFVSRRLGAVAVVAACAMAASRVWVGAHYPHDVVVGIAVGALVALLAMAALRRSPQALAQRIMATRLRPLLVAT, encoded by the coding sequence ATGATCCTCGCCTTCGACGGCTCGTCGATCGACGGCGCCGCCTACACCGACGTGGTGAATCTCGCCCGGCACTCCCCCGCGTGGCTGGACGACACGGTGTCGGCCTGGGCGACGTACGGGCTTGGGCTGTTCGCCGTGCTCATGCTCATCGGCTGGTGGCGTGCCCGGCAACTGGGCGCCACAGCCTCGGTGACCGCGCTCGCCGTGCCGTTCGTCGTGGTCGTGGCCTACGGGGTGAACACGGGACTGAAGCTGCTGGTGCGCGAGGACCGGCCCTGCCAGAGCCTGCACGTGACCACGCTGGAGGCGTGTCCGGCGCCCGGCGACTGGTCTTTCCCCAGCAACCATGCGGCCATCGCCGCCGCGGCTGCCGTCGCCCTGCTGTTCGTCTCCCGCCGGCTCGGCGCGGTCGCCGTGGTGGCCGCCTGCGCGATGGCGGCCTCGCGGGTCTGGGTCGGCGCGCACTACCCCCACGACGTGGTGGTGGGGATCGCGGTGGGCGCCCTCGTCGCGCTGCTCGCGATGGCCGCGCTGCGGCGGTCTCCGCAGGCCCTCGCCCAACGCATCATGGCCACCCGGTTGCGTCCGCTGCTGGTGGCCACATGA